A stretch of the Bacillus anthracis str. Vollum genome encodes the following:
- a CDS encoding thymidylate synthase: MKHAENEYLNLCRHVMEHGTKKEDRTGTGTVSVFGYQMRFDLSKGFPLLTTKRVPFRLVASELLWFMKGDTNIRYLLQHNNNIWNEWAFKSWVESDEYTGPDMIDFGLRSQQDEEFKVQYDEQMELFKKNVLEDDEFSNKYGYLGDVYGKQWRAWKTTAGETLDQLKDVIEMIKKTPDSRRLIVSAWNPEDVPSMALPPCHTLFQFYVADGKLSCQLYQRSGDIFLGIPFNIASYSLLTHLIAHECGLEVGEFVHTIGDAHIYTNHFEQVEKQLAREPRPFPKLTLNPDVKSVFDFEMEDLTIEGYDPHPAIKAPVAV, encoded by the coding sequence ATGAAACATGCTGAAAATGAATACTTAAATTTATGCCGCCATGTAATGGAACATGGTACGAAGAAAGAAGATCGTACAGGGACAGGCACTGTATCTGTATTTGGATATCAAATGCGTTTTGATTTAAGTAAAGGTTTTCCTTTATTAACGACAAAGAGAGTGCCGTTTCGCCTTGTAGCAAGTGAATTGCTTTGGTTTATGAAAGGTGATACAAATATTCGTTATTTATTGCAGCATAATAATAATATTTGGAATGAATGGGCATTTAAGAGCTGGGTAGAAAGTGACGAGTATACTGGTCCTGACATGATTGATTTCGGTCTTCGCTCACAACAAGATGAAGAATTTAAAGTACAGTACGATGAGCAAATGGAATTGTTTAAAAAGAACGTTTTAGAAGATGATGAGTTCTCAAATAAATATGGTTATTTAGGAGACGTATACGGTAAGCAGTGGCGTGCTTGGAAAACGACAGCTGGTGAGACACTTGATCAATTAAAAGATGTAATTGAAATGATTAAGAAAACGCCAGATTCGCGTCGTCTAATTGTTTCTGCTTGGAATCCTGAAGATGTACCAAGTATGGCATTACCACCTTGTCATACGTTATTCCAATTTTATGTAGCAGATGGCAAACTTTCTTGTCAGCTATATCAAAGAAGTGGTGACATATTCCTTGGAATTCCATTTAACATTGCAAGTTACTCACTACTGACACATTTAATTGCACATGAATGCGGACTTGAAGTGGGAGAATTTGTTCATACAATTGGAGATGCACACATTTATACGAATCATTTTGAGCAAGTAGAAAAGCAATTGGCACGTGAACCACGTCCATTCCCGAAACTTACACTAAATCCAGATGTGAAATCTGTGTTTGATTTTGAAATGGAAGATTTAACAATTGAAGGATATGATCCACATCCAGCAATTAAAGCACCAGTTGCAGTGTAA